The Leadbettera azotonutricia ZAS-9 genome has a window encoding:
- a CDS encoding GNAT family N-acetyltransferase, producing the protein MTIRNMEPEDIDEVLSVADSAFFNEELYKWTTPNDNDRTDFIKTFFQYRLKNAFEEKIMQVAIDDIGKIAGAAVWVPPIKEKNNGEKSFDFEEMISRFSNDIRERCYKFVSTVIKAENYFTQPYWDLGPVFVNKRMQGKGIASLLIRSQLKKIDETHSPCILVTQEKNNIQIYEKYGFKVAIKIPIEESRLISYGMIRK; encoded by the coding sequence ATGACTATTAGAAACATGGAACCAGAAGACATTGATGAAGTGCTTTCTGTAGCGGATTCTGCATTTTTTAATGAAGAACTATATAAGTGGACAACACCAAATGATAATGACCGGACTGATTTTATAAAAACCTTTTTTCAATACAGATTAAAAAATGCTTTTGAGGAAAAAATAATGCAAGTTGCTATTGATGATATAGGAAAAATTGCAGGTGCCGCAGTATGGGTCCCTCCAATTAAAGAAAAAAATAATGGAGAAAAATCATTTGATTTTGAAGAGATGATTTCAAGATTTAGTAATGATATACGTGAACGTTGTTATAAATTTGTTTCTACTGTTATAAAAGCAGAAAACTATTTTACTCAGCCATATTGGGATTTAGGCCCTGTCTTTGTTAATAAAAGGATGCAGGGAAAAGGGATCGCTTCCCTTTTAATCCGCAGCCAATTAAAAAAGATAGATGAAACACATTCGCCTTGTATACTTGTAACACAGGAAAAAAATAATATTCAAATTTATGAAAAATATGGTTTTAAAGTTGCTATAAAAATACCCATAGAAGAATCAAGGCTCATAAGTTATGGAATGATACGTAAATAG
- a CDS encoding IS256 family transposase, with protein MASTRKLKEKDLIDQILDQIDLKGMTQEEILGQEGLLKHLTGKLLSRVMNAEMDEHLGYEKNSNAGDNSGDSRNGYSEKTVLTENQSAVIQVPRDRNGTFEPKILAKHQRRLPIFNDQVISMYSFGMTDRDIKSHLEKIYNVEVSPELISRVTAAVMEEVKEWQNRQLEKSYAIVYLDALRVKTKQDGKSCTKSVYVALGVNFEGQKEVLGLWIAENEGAKFWMGVLNEIKNRGVEDILIACMDGLTGFPEAVRAVFPKTRIQLCIVHMVRNSTKFVSWKDLKKICADLKAIYSAATEEAGRDALEEFGKIWDAKYPMIYQSWDTHWDDLSEFFKYPPEIRKAIYTTNAIESLNYQLRKVTKNRSTFPNDDAIFKILYLAIRNASEKWTMPVRDWGMALNQFAIIFGNERVPF; from the coding sequence ATGGCCAGTACACGAAAACTGAAAGAGAAGGATCTGATCGACCAAATACTCGATCAGATAGACCTTAAAGGAATGACCCAGGAAGAAATCCTTGGACAGGAAGGATTATTAAAGCATCTGACAGGGAAGCTGCTAAGCCGTGTCATGAATGCTGAAATGGACGAGCATTTGGGGTATGAAAAGAATTCCAACGCCGGGGACAATTCGGGGGACAGCCGAAACGGGTACAGTGAAAAGACAGTCCTGACAGAGAATCAGAGTGCAGTGATACAGGTACCACGGGACCGCAATGGAACGTTCGAACCCAAGATACTGGCGAAACACCAAAGACGGCTCCCTATATTTAACGACCAGGTTATTTCGATGTATTCCTTTGGGATGACCGACCGGGATATTAAATCACACCTGGAAAAAATATATAACGTGGAAGTCTCCCCTGAATTGATAAGCCGTGTCACTGCAGCGGTGATGGAAGAAGTGAAGGAGTGGCAGAATCGGCAGCTGGAAAAATCTTATGCCATCGTGTATTTGGACGCCCTGAGGGTCAAGACCAAACAGGACGGGAAAAGCTGTACCAAGAGCGTCTATGTGGCTCTGGGAGTGAATTTCGAGGGTCAGAAGGAGGTATTGGGCCTTTGGATAGCGGAGAACGAAGGGGCTAAGTTCTGGATGGGCGTCCTGAACGAAATAAAGAACCGGGGAGTGGAAGACATACTCATCGCTTGCATGGACGGCCTTACCGGTTTCCCCGAAGCGGTTCGGGCAGTATTTCCCAAGACCCGTATCCAATTGTGCATTGTCCACATGGTGCGTAATTCCACCAAGTTTGTTTCCTGGAAAGACCTGAAAAAAATCTGTGCCGATCTTAAGGCCATATATTCGGCAGCCACCGAGGAAGCCGGCCGTGACGCACTGGAAGAATTCGGCAAGATATGGGATGCCAAGTACCCGATGATATACCAGTCCTGGGATACCCACTGGGATGACTTAAGCGAGTTCTTTAAATACCCGCCTGAAATCCGCAAGGCAATTTACACGACAAATGCAATTGAGTCATTAAATTACCAGCTGCGAAAAGTCACAAAAAACCGCTCGACATTTCCGAACGATGATGCTATATTTAAGATATTGTATTTGGCAATTAGGAATGCGTCAGAGAAATGGACAATGCCGGTACGGGATTGGGGGATGGCGCTCAACCAATTCGCTATTATTTTTGGCAATGAACGGGTTCCGTTCTAA
- the rny gene encoding ribonuclease Y: MAWIFWIILPFAGFSLGWIIRWLYARFQLTASEQRAERIKQDAIKEAEAKKKEILLEAKEQVIRDKNQQERETRERRAELQRYERRVTQKEESIDKKTAQIEKTEELLAEKEKACQEREGALDKEEERYRAELERISGLSAEQAKALIIQDLENEAKHDAQGLINKIEQEATLAGEKKARDILVATIQRLATEVTGEVTVATVTLPNDEMKGRIIGREGRNIRTLETLTGVDIIIDDTPEAVVISCFDPVRREIAKVSLERLITDGRIHPARIEEIVTKVTKDISQKIFEEGEKVLFDLGIHNIKQDAIRALGRLYFRTSYGQNVLYHSKEVAVIAGMLAAEIGCNRELAKRSALLHDIGKGVESDSDLNHAEIGMDMARKMGEDPRVINGIGSHHNDIEPSCIESVLVQIADAISAARPGARRETLDNYVKRLENLEGIAVGFTGVDKAFAIQAGRELRIIVNSDTVNDDQSKDLAKDIAKKIETDLRYPGRIKVTIIRETRITEYAR, from the coding sequence ATGGCATGGATATTTTGGATTATCCTCCCTTTTGCCGGGTTCTCTTTAGGCTGGATCATTAGATGGCTGTATGCCAGATTTCAACTTACGGCATCGGAGCAACGCGCCGAGCGTATAAAACAGGATGCGATAAAAGAAGCTGAAGCCAAAAAGAAGGAAATCCTTCTCGAGGCAAAAGAACAAGTTATCCGAGACAAGAACCAGCAGGAGAGGGAAACCCGGGAACGAAGGGCTGAATTACAGCGGTATGAACGCCGGGTAACGCAGAAAGAAGAAAGCATAGACAAGAAGACTGCCCAGATCGAAAAAACTGAGGAGTTGCTGGCTGAAAAGGAAAAGGCTTGCCAGGAGCGGGAAGGCGCCCTCGATAAAGAGGAAGAGCGTTACCGGGCCGAGCTTGAGCGCATCTCCGGGCTCAGCGCCGAGCAGGCAAAGGCCCTCATCATCCAGGATCTCGAAAACGAGGCCAAGCACGACGCCCAGGGCCTGATCAACAAGATCGAGCAGGAAGCCACCCTGGCGGGCGAAAAGAAGGCCCGGGACATCCTTGTCGCGACCATTCAGCGCCTTGCGACGGAAGTCACCGGCGAGGTGACTGTCGCCACTGTTACCCTTCCCAATGACGAGATGAAGGGCCGTATCATAGGCCGGGAAGGCCGCAACATACGCACCCTCGAGACCCTCACGGGCGTGGACATCATCATCGACGACACCCCCGAGGCGGTGGTCATTTCCTGCTTCGACCCGGTGCGCCGGGAAATCGCCAAGGTCAGCCTTGAGCGGCTCATCACCGACGGCCGCATTCACCCTGCCCGGATCGAGGAAATCGTTACCAAGGTCACCAAGGACATTTCCCAGAAGATCTTCGAAGAAGGCGAAAAAGTCCTCTTTGACCTGGGGATACACAACATCAAGCAGGACGCCATACGCGCCCTGGGCCGCCTCTATTTCCGCACCAGCTACGGGCAGAACGTGCTCTACCACTCGAAGGAAGTGGCGGTCATTGCCGGCATGCTGGCCGCCGAAATCGGCTGCAACCGGGAGCTGGCAAAGCGTTCGGCCCTGCTCCACGACATAGGCAAAGGCGTGGAATCCGACTCGGACCTCAACCATGCGGAAATCGGCATGGACATGGCGAGGAAGATGGGCGAAGACCCCCGGGTCATCAACGGCATAGGAAGCCACCACAACGACATAGAGCCTTCCTGCATAGAGTCCGTGCTTGTCCAGATTGCCGACGCAATTTCGGCAGCCCGGCCCGGCGCCCGCCGCGAAACCCTGGACAACTACGTCAAGCGTCTCGAAAACCTCGAAGGCATAGCCGTGGGCTTTACCGGCGTGGACAAGGCATTCGCCATACAGGCCGGCCGCGAACTCCGCATCATTGTCAACAGCGATACGGTCAACGACGATCAGTCCAAAGACCTCGCCAAGGACATTGCCAAGAAGATAGAAACCGACCTTCGCTACCCTGGCCGCATCAAAGTGACCATCATCAGGGAAACGAGGATCACTGAATACGCGAGGTAG
- a CDS encoding ClbS/DfsB family four-helix bundle protein, translated as MIIIQKYPWTGTTSLRAYFIYNTSSHYEWGLKTIKPLRKLAK; from the coding sequence ATGATTATTATACAGAAATACCCATGGACAGGAACAACATCCTTGAGAGCGTATTTCATTTATAATACATCAAGCCATTATGAATGGGGTTTGAAGACAATAAAGCCATTGAGAAAATTAGCTAAATAA
- a CDS encoding TIGR00282 family metallophosphoesterase produces the protein MASVWVLMIGDVIGDPGLEILEKRLPDLIKEYSASFVAVNGENSAGGFGFTQETFDRILKAGADVVTSGNHVWEKRDFWPVLESDTRILRPANYPGAAGNSSAPGRGWVRMDKDVRGTAVSLVAVNLQGREFMTPIDCPFKAFDAIDTENAIVLVDFHAESTKEKEALGFYLDGRASVVAGTHTHIQTADERILPKGTAYITDLGMTGVTSGVIGMDAKICIDRARNQVLYRMETATGGQGAAVQGIAAEIDLETRKAISVKRINLEP, from the coding sequence ATGGCGAGTGTATGGGTACTTATGATCGGCGATGTGATAGGCGATCCCGGTTTGGAGATCCTCGAAAAACGGCTGCCCGATCTTATCAAGGAATATTCCGCCTCCTTTGTCGCTGTTAACGGGGAGAACTCCGCCGGGGGGTTCGGGTTTACCCAGGAAACCTTTGACCGCATACTCAAAGCCGGGGCCGACGTGGTGACCAGCGGAAACCATGTCTGGGAAAAACGGGATTTCTGGCCTGTCCTCGAGAGCGACACAAGAATTTTGCGGCCTGCAAACTATCCCGGGGCGGCCGGGAATTCCAGCGCCCCCGGGCGGGGCTGGGTGCGTATGGACAAAGATGTCCGGGGCACGGCGGTTTCCCTTGTTGCCGTCAACCTCCAGGGCAGGGAATTCATGACCCCCATAGACTGCCCCTTCAAAGCCTTCGATGCCATCGACACGGAAAACGCCATAGTCCTGGTGGACTTTCACGCTGAATCCACCAAAGAAAAAGAAGCCCTGGGGTTTTACCTTGACGGGCGGGCCTCGGTGGTGGCCGGCACCCATACCCACATACAAACTGCCGACGAGCGCATACTTCCCAAGGGAACGGCGTATATCACCGACCTGGGCATGACCGGAGTCACAAGCGGCGTTATCGGCATGGATGCCAAAATCTGCATAGACCGCGCAAGGAACCAGGTGCTCTACCGCATGGAAACAGCAACAGGAGGACAGGGAGCAGCGGTTCAGGGCATTGCTGCAGAAATTGATTTGGAAACCAGGAAGGCGATTTCAGTAAAGAGGATCAATCTGGAACCATGA